One genomic region from Populus nigra chromosome 8, ddPopNigr1.1, whole genome shotgun sequence encodes:
- the LOC133702000 gene encoding uncharacterized protein LOC133702000 encodes MEKKKYPIGPENYVLYEEIGQGATASVHRALCVPFNEIVAIKILDFERDNADLRTISREVQTMILVDHPNVLKSHCSFVSDHNLWVVMPYMSGGSCLHILKAAYPDGFEELVIATVLREVLKGIDYLHHQGYIHRDVKAGNILVDGRGAVKLGDFGVSACLFDSGDRQRTRNTFVGTPCWMAPEVMEQLNGYDFKADIWSFGITALELAHGHAPFSKYPPMKVLLMTLQNAPPGLDLERDKKFSKSFKQMIASCLVKDPSKRPSANKLLKHSFFKQARSNDYIVRKLLDGLPDLGDRIQALKRKEEDMLAQKKMPDGEKEERSQNEYKRGLSDWNFNIEDVKAQASLVQQWLIHSEDPMTDNNLGESLNSLPTLDGVEKQPDTQNSSPGQVTEMMDDDDVSQNQAARLPLVDSSLNIAKVRFVKSDDDSSTASPCHERHVSQNSSPGCDSLEGNAAERPAFNINGKPSEKLQNQPPNSSNVSGATIVQDGDDGPSENPSKALHKPSGASSDEPDEKAKLPVVQQRGRFKVTSENVDIEKVLTQHPGISFPSISEAIPSTLSGHSQFPVLHSVLQTNITQRDGILYLMRQMSGGDTAGNRTIDGGWTTAQGVSTEKSLLEAAHDREKDLLHEIAELQRRLIRTQEELQKYKTENSQFCFLRREIYCTEPSQMHLDHAI; translated from the exons atggagaagaagaagtaTCCGATCGGACCAGAGAATTATGTTCTCTATGAAGAGATTGGTCAAGGTGCTACTGCTTCTGTTCATCGTGCCTTGTGTGTTCCTTTTAACGAGATTGTCGCTATCAAGATTCTCGACTTTGAACGTGATAACGCTGATCTG CGTACTATTTCACGGGAAGTGCAAACAATGATCTTGGTGGACCATCCTAATGTTCTCAAATCACACTGCTCCTTCGTCAGTGATCATAATTTGTGGGTTGTTATGCCATACATGTCTGGGGGCTCCTGTCTTCATATATTGAAGGCTGCTTATCCAGATGGTTTCGAGGAGTTGGTGATAGCAACAGTACTACGTGAGGTATTGAAGGGAATAGATTATCTTCATCATCAAGGCTACATACATCGCGATGTTAAA GCTGGAAATATTCTCGTTGATGGACGTGGCGCAGTCAAGTTGGGAGATTTTGGTGTTTCTGCTTGCCTTTTCGATTCTGGAGACAGGCAACGCACGAGGAATACATTTGTTGGGACGCCTTGCTG gATGGCACCTGAGGTTATGGAGCAGTTAAACGGATATGACTTCAA GGCTGATATCTGGTCATTTGGGATTACTGCTTTGGAGCTTGCACATGGCCATGCTCCTTTCTCAAAATATCCTCCAATGAAG GTGTTGCTTATGACCTTGCAAAATGCACCCCCTGGCCTGGATTTAGAAAGGGATAAGAAGTTCTCTAAG TCTTTCAAGCAGATGATTGCTAGTTGTTTGGTAAAAGATCCTTCGAAACGACCTTCTGCAAACAAGTTGTTAAAGCATTCCTTTTTCAAGCAAGCGAGGTCAAATGACTATATAGTACGGAAATTGTTGGATGGATTGCCCGATCTTGGTGATCGTATCCAGGCATTGAAG AGAAAGGAAGAAGACATGCTTGCTCAAAAGAAGATGCCCGATGGGGAAAAGGAGGAACGATCGCAG AATGAATACAAACGAGGACTTAGCGATTGGAATTTCAACATTGAAGACGTGAAGGCTCAGGCTTCCCTGGTACAGCAATGGCTTATAC ATTCTGAGGACCCTATGACCGATAATAATCTGGGAGAAAGCTTGAATTCTTTGCCTACACTTGATGGAGTTGAAAAGCAACCAGACACGCAGAATTCTTCCCCGGGACAAGTCACAGAGATGATG gatgatgatgatgtctcACAAAATCAAGCGGCCCGGCTTCCATTAGTCGACTCCTCTCTAAATATTGCCAA AGTTAGATTTGTAAAATCCGATGATGACTCGAGCACTGCGAGTCCATGCCACGAACGACATGTTTCGCAAAATTCTTCACCTGGTTGTGATAGCCTTGAAGGCAATGCAGCTGAAAGGCCAGCTTTTAATATCAATGGAAAACCTAG TGAAAAGCTGCAAAATCAACCACCAAATAGTTCAAACGTCAGTGGAGCAACAATCGTTCAAGATGGAGATGACGGACCTTCTGAAAATCCTTCCAAAGCGTTACATAAACCATCAg GAGCAAGCAGTGATGAACCTGATGAAAAAGCAAAGCTGCCGGTTGTTCAGCAAAGAGGACGATTCAAAGTTACTTCAGAGAACGTTGATATAGAGAAG gTGCTTACCCAACATCCTGGAATTTCTTTCCCATCAATATCTGAAGCCATACCATCAACTCTTTCGGGTCATTCTCAGTTTCCAGTATTGCATTCTGTTTTACAGACAAATATTACTCAAAGG GATGGTATTCTGTATCTGATGAGGCAAATGTCTGGAGGTGACACTGCAG GCAACCGAACGATTGACGGGGGATGGACAACGGCACAAGGGGTGTCTACAGAGAAATCTTTG CTAGAAGCAGCTCATGATAGGGAAAAGGACTTGCTTCATGAAATAGCCGAGTTGCAACGGAG GCTTATACGAACACAGGAAGAGCTCCAAAAGTATAAAACAGAAAATTCTCAG TTCTGCTTTCTTCGAAGAGAAATCTACTGTACTGAGCCTTCTCAGATGCATTTGGATCATGCCATCTGA